The Candidatus Hydrogenisulfobacillus filiaventi sequence GGATGACCGTGGCGAAATAGAGGCGCTTACCGCTGGGATCGAACTGCTCGTTGTAGTAGACTCCCGGCGAACGCACCAGCTGGCTGACGATAACCCGCTCGGCCCCGTTGATGATAAAGGTGCCTTTCTCGGTCATGAGCGGGAAATCGCCCATGAACACGTCCTGCTCCTTGACTTCGCCGGTGTCCTTGTTGATGAGGCGCACCCGCACATGCAGCGGGGCCGAGTAGGTAACGTCGCGGGCCTTGCACTCCTCCACCGAGTACTTGGGGGTCTTCAGGGTGTAGTCGACGAACTCCAGGCTCAAGTTGCCGGTAAAGTCCTGAATCGGGGAGATGTCGCGGAAGGTTTCGCGCAGCCCTTCCTCCAGGAACCAGTTGTAGGACTTCTGCTGGATCTCGATGAGGTTGGGCATGTCGAGCACTTCGTTGATGTGCGAGAAACTGACCCGCTGCCGGCGCCCCGCTTGGACAACATGTGCCATCGAGCTTCAGCTCCTTGATTCGGTGGTTTGCCCCAGTGCCAGGTTCCCGTCCGCGAGCCGGCCCCGGCTCAGGCTGGGCAGAGGCGAGGACGCCCATCAACCGACCGCCGCACGGTGCTTCAGCCGGTCAAAGGCTCCGCCCGGCGCGCTCGGTTGGGCGCGCTATCAATGAGTGATGGATGACGCCGTTGTCCGCCGGCTCCCCCGGGGAGCCGCCCCGAACCCGATTCATGCAACCTCCGTGCCCGCCCCTCCGGGCCCGTGGGGCCCGGCCTCCCTGCCTGCATGACCCTTCGGGAAAAGCGCTTAGCCGCCTGTGCGTCCCCCCAGGCTGCTAAAAGCTGACAAAACAATCGCAAGTGGGTATAATAGCACAAGCCCGCCGCCGGATCAAGGGCTCGATCCGGCAGCGGGCACGTCGGTTGCAGCCTACTTGATCTCCACCGTGGCGCCGGCTTCCTCAAGCTTGGCCTTGGCCGCCTCGGCGTCGGCCCGGCTGATCTTCTCCTTGACCGCCTTGGGCGCCCCGTCGACCAGGGCCTTGGCCTCGGTCAGGGACAGCCCGGTCAGCTCGCGCACCGCCTTGATGACCTGCACCTTCTTGTCGCCGGCGGAGGTCAGCACCACGTCGAACTCGGTTTGCTCAACCTCCTCGGCCGGGCCGGCCGCCGCACCGGCGGCTCCGGGCGCGGCCACCGGGGCCGCCGCCATCACCGGGGCGGCAGCGCTGACCCCGAATTCCTCCTCCAGGGCCTTCACCAGCTGGGAGAGCTCGAGCACGCTCATCCCCTTGACCATTTCCACGATCTCGGACACGTTGGCCACGGCCATACCTCCTTCAATGGTTGCGGCCCCCTGCGGGGTCCGTGCCTCCCTGGCAGCCCCGTCCTCAGGACGCGGCCGCCTCCCGCTGCGCGCGCACCTGATCGAGGGCCCGGACCAGCTGGGCGGGGATTTCGTTCAAGGTCCACACCAGGTTGCGGATGGGCGCCGCCATGGTACCCACCACCTGGGCCAACAGCACCTCGCGGCTGGGCAGGTCCGCCAGGGCCCGCACCCCGGCCGCGTCCAGCACCTCGCGGCCCAGGATGCCTGCCTTGACCGCCACCTGGCGGTATTCCCGTGCCGCCTGGGCCATGAGCCGGGCCGGGGCGACGGGATCCACGGTCGAGACCGCCAGCATGGTCTGCCCTTCCAGGTAGGGCTCCAGGCCCTCCACGCCTGCCTCCCGGGCGGCGATCCCGAGCAGGGTGTTCTTGACCACCTTGAGCCGGACCTGCTCCGCCCGCAGCTTGTTGCGCAGGGCGTTCATCTGGTGGGCGGCCAGGCCCCGGAAGTCGGCCAGGACCACGCCCTGGGCCTCCGTCAGCATTTCGCGCATCTCCGCCACCGCGGCCACCTTCGCCGGCGTCGGCATCCGTCCACCCCCCGACAAAAAAGCCTCCCCCCAAGACGGGCAGAGGCATGGGAACAGGAAGCAGGCTTCCCTCTATCCGGTTCATGCCTGGACGGGATATTAAGCCCGAAGGCACCCGCCGTCTTGGGTCCGGATCCGTTGATACCGGATCCGGCCCCCGTTGTCAACCGGCCACGGGCGGCACCAGGCCCACCCGTTCGTAAACCCGGGCCAGCATGGGCTCCGCCAGGCTGCGGGCCCGGGCCGCCCCGGCCGCCAGCACCCGGTCCAGCTCGGCCCCCTCCAGGATGTCCAGGTAGCGGCGGCGGACGGGGTCGAGGGCCGCCACCACCACATCGGTCAGCTCCTGCTTGAAGACGCCGTAGCCGGCACCGCGGGCCCGGAAGCGGGCGGCCACCTCCTCCACCGGCTCCTCCGCCAGCAGGGCGTAAATAGTCAACAGGTTGCTGAGGGCGGGCTTGTGTTCGGGGTCATAGAGGATCTCCCGCCCGGAATCGGTCACCGCACGGCGGATCTTGGCCGCGATCAGGTCCGGGTCGTCGCTGAGGGCAATGTAGCTGTAGGGATTGGCGCTGGACTTGCTCATCTTCCGGGTGGGATCGTCCAGCGCCATGATCCGCCCGCCCAGTTTGGGAATCAGCGGCTCCGGCACGGTGAAGGTCTCCCCGAAGCGGCTGTTGAACCGCTGGGCCAGGTCCCGGGTAAGTTCCAGGTGCTGCTTCTGGTCCTCCCCTACCGGCACCAGGTCGGTACGGTACAACAGGATGTCCGCTGCCATCAAGGCGGGATAGGTGAAGAGGGAGGCGCTCACCACGGCCTTGCCGGCCGCCTTGTCCTTGAACTGGGTCATCCGCTCCAGTTCCCCGAAGTGGACCAGCGACTCCATGATCCAGGCCAGCTGGGTGTGGGCCGGAACATGGGACTGCACAAACAGGGTGGCCCGCGCCGGGTCCAGCCCCACCGCCAGGAATACCGCCGCCAGCTGCCGGGTCTGGGCGGTGAGGGCTGCCGGATCCTGGGGAACCGTGAGGGCGTGCAGGTCCACCAGGCAGTACAGGCAGTCGGCCTGGTCCTGCAGGGCCACAAACTGCCGCAATGCCCCCAGGTAGTTGCCCAGGGTCACCACCCCGCTGGGCTGCACCCCCGAAAATACCCGCGATGCCACCGGTTTACCCGCCTCCCGCCGGAGCCTCGGCTCCCTTGTCCCCCTTATTCTAGCGGATTCCGGCCCCGGCCTTAAACCGCGGCCAGCGCCCGCTGCACGATCCGGTCCACCAGCCGGGGAAAGGGCAGCCCGGCCGCCGCTGCAGCCTTGGGCAGGAGGGAATTCGGGGTGAGGCCGGGCAGGGTGTTGACCTCCAGCAGCACCGGCCCGCCGGGGGTGAGGATGAAATCCGCCCGGGAGAGGCCCCGCGCCCCCAGGGCCCGGTGCGCCTCCAGGGCCAGGGCCCCCAAGCTCTCCGCATCGGCCGGGTCCAGCGGGGCGGGGCAGATTTCGTCCGCCCCGCCGGTCTCGTATTTGCTGGCGAAGTCGAAGAAGCGGCCGCGCCGGGGCCGGATGGCCACCGGCGGCAGGGGCCGGGGTTCCCCGTCCGCGTCCTCCAATACCGCCACCGTGATTTCGGCCCCGTCCAGCCACGGTTCCACCAGCGCCGCCGGGGCCACCGCCAGGGCCGCCGCCAGGCCCTCGGCCGCCGCCGCCTCCCCCTCGGCCCGGCTGACCCCGACACTGGAGCCGCCCACGTTGGGTTTAATGGCCACCACCGGCCCCAACGCCGTCACCGCCGCCAGCACGCCGGAGCGGTCCGCCTGCCAGGTCGCGCGGTCCACCAGGATTTCCGCCGCCACCGGCAGACCCGCCTGCCGGAAGACCCGCTTGGCCATGACCTTGTCCATGGCCAGGGCTGAGGCCAGGCGTCCGCTGCCGGTGTAAGGCACCCCCAGGGTCTCCAGAAACCCCTGAATGGTACCATCCTCCCCGAAGGTCCCGTGCAAGGCCAGAAAGGCCAGGTCCACATCGGCCAGCAGGGCGGCCCCGCGGATGGCTTCCTCCCTCCGGGGCCGTGGCGGGGCCCCTTCCGGCACGAGCGGTACCCCGGCCGGATCGGTGGTGCGTTCCCAACGACCGTCGCGGTGAATCACGAGGGCGCTGACCCGGTAGCGGGACCGGTCCAGGGCCTCAAACACCATGCGCCCGCTGGCGAGGGACACCGCGTGCTCGGTGGAGGGCCCCCCCATGATGACGCTAACATGCGGCAGTGGCGCCATAATCGCTGCTCCTTCCCCGCGGCGGCCTCGCCGGCCGCCCCTGCGCGCCGCTTCGGTCACCCTTTGCTACCTATGCAGGCCAAGCCTGCACGCGCTACCATTTGGCGGGGGCGGCTCCGGGCACTTCCCCGACAGGCCCGCCCCGATGTGTCCGGCCCGGAACATACAGAATCTGTTAGATCCGGCAACCTGCTACCGGTTCCGGGCGTTTGCGTTGGTGAAGAACCGGCACCCCTCAGCCCCTGACCGGGGTGGAGGACCCGGGATTGCACGAAGGAGGCTCTGGCACGATGGCCCACCCTGCGCGCTCCGGTTGGGGCTTGGCGGTGAGCGCCGGCATCGGGCTGGCGGTGCTGGCCGCCGCCGCCGGCTGGTACTACGGGCACGGGTTCCCGGCGTCCCGCCCCCTCCCGGCCGCGTCGCGGCCGGCGCGCGTCCACCGCGCCCGTCCCCGTCCGGTCCCGCCCGCGCTGACGGTGACGGTGTCCCCCGCCTCGGGCACGGTCTGGGGCCGGCTGGCGGAGCCCATCACCCTGCATTTCTCCCAACCGGTGGCGGCCGACGGCTTCCGTCCGCCGGCCCTGTCCCCCGCCGTCCCCGGCCGCTGGGTCCGGGTCTCCGCCCGCACCTGGAGCTTCGAACCGCAGCAGCCCTGGTATCCCTTGAGCGTGGTCCGCCTGCGCCTGGCGGCCGGCGTGCAGGCGGTGAACGGGGCCCACCTCCCGCGGGCGGTCCAGGCCCGCTGGGCAGCCCCGCCCGGATCCGACCTCACCCTGGATGAGGCCCTGGCCCGCCTGGGCTACCTGCCGGTCAGCTTCACCCCGGCGGTGCCCTGGCCACAAGGCACCGCCGCCTGGCTGGCGGTGCTGCGCCACCCCTTGCCCGGATCCTTCAGCTGGGCCTATCCCGACATCCCCGCTCAGCTGGCGGGCCTCTGGCAGCCCGGCAGCGCCAATTTACTGCTGCGGGGAGCGGTGATGGCCTTCGAGCGGCAGCACGGCCTGCCCACCGACGGGGTGGCGGGCCCCGCTGTCTGGCAGGCCCTGGTAGCCGCCCTGGCCGCCGGGCAGACCAACCCCGACGGCTACACCTATGTGCTGGTGCAGGAGACCCTGCCGGAAACCCTGTACCTGTGGCATGACGGGCAGGTGGTGCTGACATCCCTGGCCAACACCGGCATCCCTCAATCTCCCACCCTGCTGGGCACCTTTCCCATTTATCTGCGCTACCGCAGCCAGGACATGCGGGGCGTCAACCCCTGGGGGCAGCCCTACAACGACCCCGGCGTCCCTTTTGTCAACTACTTTGCCGAAGCCGACGCCATCCATGGATTCGTCCGCGCCCGCTACGGCTTCCCTCAGAGCCTGGGCTGTGTGGAGCTGCCGGTGCCGGAGGCGGCAGCGGTCTGGCCCTACCTCCACATCGGCACCCTGGTCACGGTGCTGCCTCCCGGCACCCCGGCCGGGCTGCCGGGGGCGCCCCCACCGGGCGGCACCGCGCCCGGCGCCAGCCAAAGCAGCAGCGGATCCGGCACCGCTTCCGGAAGCGGCGGCGGCAGCACCCCTGTGCCGCCCCCACCCCCGCCGCCCCCGGGCGGCGGGGTGCCCTCCAACACCACCGGCTGAGGCCGCCCTAAAAAAGAGCGCTGCCCGCGGACGGGCAGCGTCGGCGGGGGCCGCCTCAGGCTCCCTGGGCGACCCGGGAAACCTCCAGGGGGTTGACCGGCACCCCGGGCCCCATGGTGGAACTGACGGTGACCCCGCGGATGTACTGGCCCTTGGCGGCCGCGGGGCGCGCCTTGTTGAGGGCATCGATGAGGGCGGCCAGGTTCTCGACCAGGTGCTCGACCGGGAAGCTCACCCGTCCGATGGGGACGTGGACGATGCCGGCCTTTTCCGTGCGGTATTCCACCTTGCCCAGCTTAATCTCGCGCACGGCGGTGGCCACATCCATGGTGACGGTGCCGGTCCGGGGGTTGGGCATGAGGCCCTTAGGGCCGAGGATCTTCCCCAGGCGGCCCACCAGTCCCATCATGTCCGGCGTCGCCACCGCGGTGTCAAAGCCGGTCCAGCCGTTCTGAATGCGCTCGGCCAGGTCCTCATCCCCCACGAAGTCAGCCCCGGCCTCCTGGGCCTCCCGGGCCTTGTCGCCCTTGGCGAAGACCAGCACCGTGCGCGAACGCCCAGTGCCGTGCGGCAGCACCACCGCCCCTCGCACCACCTGGTCGGAGTGGCGGGGGTCCACGCCCAGACGGACGGCGACGTCCACGCTCTCGTCGAACTTGGCGAAGGCCAGTTCCTTCACCAGCTGCAGGGCCTCCTCCGGCGCATAGAGCCGGGTACGGTCCAGGCGGCCTTCCGCCGCCTTCATCTTCTTGCCCACCTTGGCCATCTCCTGCCATGCCTCCCTGCCGTCACCCCCGGGGCTGCGCCCCGGGGCCGGTGTGGTTGTCGGACCGCGCCTCCCACAAGGCATGTCCGCGTGCTAGTCGCCGATCTCCACGCCCATGCTGCGGGCGGTCCCCTCAATCATGCGCTCCGCTGCCTCCACGGTGGGCGCGTTGAGGTCGGGCATCTTGGTCTGGGCAATCTCCCGCAGCTGGGCGCGGGTAAGGGTGCCCACCTTCTTGGCCTTGGGGTTGGCGGACCCGCTTTCCAGCCCCAGGGCCTTCTTGATCAGCACCGACGCCGGCGGGGTCTTGGTCACGAAGGTGAAGGACCGGTCCTCGTAAACCGTAATCTCCACCGGCACGATGGTGCCGGCCTGACTGGCCGTGCGCTCGTTGTACTCCTTCACGAAGGCCATGATGTTGACCCCGTGCTGGCCGAGGGCGGGACCTACCGGCGGGGCCGGGGTGGCCTTGCCGGCCGGGATTTGCAGCTTGATGACGGCCGCAACCTTTTTCGGCACTGTTCTTCCCCTTTTCCGTCAACGGCCGCCGGGATCAGTGCACCTCGGCGACCTGCTCGTAGTCGAGTTCAAGCGGGGTTTCCCGCCCGAACATGGAGACAATGACCCGAACCTTGGCACGGTCGGGCAAGATGGCATCAATCCGGCCCGTAAAGCCCTCGAAGGGCCCTTCCCGGACCGTGACCTCCTGGCCCACGCTGAAGTTGACCCGCGGCAGGTCCGGGGTTCCCGAGAGGTCCTGACCCAGGATCATGCGCACCTCCTCGTCCTGCAGCGGGATGGGCCGGGTGCCGGAGCCCACAAAGCCGGTGACGCCGGGGGTGTTGCGCACGACATACCAGGAGTCGTCGGTCAGGATCATCTCCACCAGCACATACCCGGGGAAGACCTTCTTCTTGACCAGCCGCTTCTTGCCGTCCTTCACCTCGATTTCGTCGTCCATGGGCACGACGACCCGGAAGATCTGGTCCTGCATGCCCATCGACTCCACGCGCCGCTCCAGGTTGGCCTTCACCTTGTTCTCGTAACCCGAATAGGTGTGGATGACGAACCAGTCCTTGCGGACCTGTTCAGACTCCATGGGAACCCGCCGCCTCCCCACAAAAAATGCGCCAAGCCGGCATCGTTGGCCAAAAACCCGCCTAGCGCAACCAATCAGCGGATGAACTGGGCCAGGCCCCAATTGAAAACCGCATCGAGCCCCGCAATGATTAAGGCCACCACCAGCGAACTCAGAACGACGAAGGCCGTGTATGACAAGGTCTGCCGGGGCTTGGGCCAGATCACCTTCTTAAGCTCCGCCCCCACCTCCCGCAGGTACTTGCGCGAGCGGGCAACGGCCGAAGGGCGCACGGTGCCGTTAGGCTGCATGACCTTCCCCACTTCTTCCGGCCTTCTCCCTCCTGCGCCCCTCAGCGGGTTTCGCGGTGCAGGGTGTGGTGACGGCACCACCGGCAGTACTTGTTGCGCTCCAGCCGGTTGGGCGTGTTCTTCTTGTTCTTGGTGGTCGTATAGTTGCGCCGCTTGCACTCGGTGCATGCGAGCGTGATGATGGTCTGCATCGGCACCCCTCCCAGATATGCGGATGGATTTTATCACAGCCATGGCGGGGCGTCAATTTCCGCCTGCGTCCCGGACGCTTGAACCCTCTGACAATTGCGACAGCAATACCGCATGCCTCCTCCCGCCGGCCCGGAGTAGAAAGGTGGGGGCTGGGCGGACCCATACCTGCGGGGGTAGGTTGGAATTAGTCAATCCGGGTCGGACCCGTCGACGGTCGTCCCCTCGATCGCGAACAAACGGACCGGCCGGACTTGACCTTACCAGCCGGCCCTGCCCGGCAGGACCACCGGCATACCTGGCCCGCCCCTGCGGGCACGGGAGGGATGATCCATGCAGACCACACGCCGGGGCACGGCTGCCCTCGCAGCCGGCACCCTGGTGCTGATGCTGGCGGGCGCGGTCCCCGCCACCACCGCCGACCAGGGCTGGAACGGGGTGGCCCAGCCCCCCGCTTATCAGGAACGCATCTTCCCGCCCTGGAGTCACGGCGCCAACGACCCTGCAACCCATCAGGGGCTGCACTTCACGGTGCCGGAAGTGGACGATATGCCCGACTTCCACGGCGACCTCAACCATCCGAAGCTGGTCATCTTCGTGGGCGGCAATTACTTCTTCGCCATGGCGCCCCTGGTGGCCGCCTTCGAGCAGGAGCACCCGTCCCTCAAGGGCCGCATCTTCTATGAGACGCTGCCCCCGGGTATCCTGGTCAAGCAGATGCAGGACCAGGACACCATCACCGTCGGCAACCTGACCTTCACGGTACATCCGGACGTCTACGCCGCCGGTCTGCGCAAGGTGGACGGCCTCATCCGCGCCGGGATGCTGCAGGGGCCGGCGGTGCCCTACGTCACCAACGACCTCGCCATCATGGTCCCCAAGGGCAACCCCGGTCACGTCACCGGCCTGACCGATCTGGGGCGGCCGGGGCTGCGGCTGTCCATGCCCAACCCGGCCTACGAAGGGGTGGCGCGGCAGATTGAAGCCTCCCTGGTCAAGGCCGGCGGCCCCGCCCTGGAGAAAGAGGTCTACCAGACCAAGGTAGCGGACGGGCAAACCATCCTGACCCACATCCACCACCGGCAGACGCCGCTTTACCTGATGCAGGGGATCGCCCAGGCGGGGGTGACCTGGAAGTCGGAGGCCATCTTCCAGGAGATGGCGGGCCACCCCATCTCCTATATCCCCATCCCGGCCCGGTACAACACCACCGCCACGTACGCGGCCGCGGTGGTCAAAGGCGCCCGGCACCCGCGCGCGGCCGAGGAATGGGTGCACTTCCTGGCCTCGCCCCAGGCGCTGGCCATCTTTGAGCGCTACGGCTTCAAGCCCGTACCGCCCTCGAAGCCGGACGCCGGGCCGGTGATCCCGCCCTTCGCCAGCTCGCCGGTGGCTTTTCCGGTCTCTCCCGCCCGCGACTACCTGAAGACCGCCGCCACCCCCGGCCGCCACGGCATCCTGCCCGATGCCCTGGGCCTGCCCGTCTCCCCGGTATACTTCCCGGGCCTGGCCGGCTGGGTGGAGGGAAGGACCACCACCTCGGCCCCGGTCTGGTGGTTCAGCAAGACCGGCAACACCATCCCCAAATATGATGGCCTGGTCATCCGGCAGAGCCGGGTGGAGGGAAACACGGTGGTCATCCCGGCCGGCGGGCTCCTGTACTACGCGTCCCCCGCCCGGGGGGAATTGCCCCTCTCGGCCTCGCCGGAGTACATCCTGGGCAAGCGGTACTACTTCGTCAACTACGACCCCCACATCTACGTGAAGCGCAACTTCACCCTGCCCGTGGGGGGATCGGTGGTTATCGGCAACCAGGTCTACACCCTGGCCGTAGCCCACAAGACACGGGTCAACCCGGTCCCGGTGCTGCACTGGCGCACCCTCGGCGGTTTCAGCATCCGTCCCTACCCCGTGAGCCTGCGTTTCGAGCACCCGCAAGCGGGGGTGGAGCGTAACCAGCCCGCCCTGGACTACCTGCAGGGGGTCATCCGCTCGGTGGACGGCAACCGCAGCGTTACCTTCGCCTCCCTGACCGGCACCGGGGTGGACCACGAATGGTGGAGCCCCGACCTGGCCTTCAACGGCTACGCGGCCGCAGGACAGGTCATCCCGGCCGGCACCGCCCAGGTGCACGTGCAGGCGGTGGACCCCAAGGCGGGCACCGTGACCGTCAGCCTCTGGCAGGACGGCCGCCGGCTGGCCACCCGCGTCCTGGGTCCCCTCACCCACCCGCAGTGGCTGCCGGAAGACAGCGCCCAGCGGGCACGCGCGCTCTGGATTGACGGCAGCACGGAGGTGGAGATCGCGCCCAACCCGGTGGCGGACGAATTCCAGGGCAGCCGGGTGCACCTGCGGGTCTACGGCCAGGTGTCCGAACTCACCAGCGGCCAGCCGGCCCTGCCCTTCTCCCGCCGCTTCGACTACCTGGGCCTGGTCTGCCCCATCGGGCACCACGTGGGCCTCATGCTCTACAACCCCAAGCCCATCGTCCTGCGGCCGGGGGTCCCCTTCCGCGGACCGGCCGGCTACTTCACCCTCACCGTGGACCGCATCGCCGGGCGCACGGTAACCTACACCCTGGCCAATCCCGCCGAGCCGGCAGGGGTCGCCTACAGCCGCTACACCTTCACCAAACAGGACGGCAACATCGACACCCTGGGCGGCCAGGGCCGGGACATCTACGGCCTCATCGCCACCCTCACCGCTACCTACGGCGGCAACCCCGCCTTCGCTCAGGACTTCCTGAGCCAGGTCTGGCCGGGCGGCAACTACCGCACCGGGCACGGGGCACCGGCTCCGGTCACCGGCTCCTGACCCCCCGGCCGGGGGAGAGGAATCCGGAGGCCCGCCGGCGAATGCTATACACGGCCGGGAGGGGGCGCCGTCCGGGCGCCCCCTCCCGCTGTTCCGCCGCCGGCTTGCGGCGGCTACCGGCGCACTGCAAAGGAGCGGATGGTATGAGCAACGGCAGCATGGTCCCCGGCCCCCTCTCCCCGGAGGAACTGCAGGCGGTTGACGCCTGGTGGCGGGCGGCCAACTACCTGGCCCTGGGCATGCTCTACCTCCAGGACAATCCCCTGCTGAAACGGCCGCTGGAACCCTCGGACATTAAGGCCCGCCTGCTGGGCCACTGGGGGTCCGACCCCGGGCAGTCCTTCATCTGGGCCCATCTCAACCGCGTGATCCGGGCCCGCGACCTCAACATGATCTACATTGCCGGCCCCGGTCACGGGGCTCCTGCCACCCTGGCCAACGCCTACCTGGAGGGCACCTATCCCGAGGTCTATCCCGACCGGGGGTGGGATGAGGAAGGTATGAAGCGCTTTTTCAAGCTCTTCTCCTTCCCCGGCGGCGTGGGCAGTCACTGCACCCCGGAAACCCCCGGATCCATCCACGAGGGTGGGGAGCTCGGGTACAGCCTGTCCCACGGGTTCGGGGCCGCGTTCGACAACCCCGACCTCATCGTGACCGTGGTGGTCGGCGACGGCGAGGCCGAAACCGGCCCCATGGCCACCTCCTGGCACTCCAACAAGTTCCTCAACCCGGCCCGGGACGGCGCCGTGCTGCCCATCCTGCATCTCAACGGCTACAAGATCGCCAATCCCACCCTGCTAGCCCGCATCCCCGAAGAGGAACTGCTCGACCTCTTCCGCGGCTACGGCTACACCCCCTACGTGGTGGCGGGGGAGGATCCCGCCGTCATGCACCAGCAGATGGCCGCTACCCTGGATACCTGCCTGGACACCATCCGCGACATCCAGCGCCGGGCCCGGACAGGGGACAGCGGGAAGCGCCCGCGCTGGCCCATGATCATCCTGCGCACGCCGAAAGGCTGGACCGCCCCCCGCACCGTGGACGGCCATTATGTGGAAGGCTACTGGCGGGCCCATCAGGTCCCCATCCCTGATGTGACCACCAACCCCGAGCACCTGCGCCTGCTGGAGGACTGGCTGCGCAGCTACCGGCCCCAGGAGCTGTTCGAGCCCTCGGGGCGGCCGGCCGCCTTCCTGCGGGCCCTGGCCCCTACCGGCCCGCGCCGGATGAGCGCCAATCCCCACGCTAACGGCGGCCTCCTGCGGAAGCCCCTGCGCCTGCCCGACTTCCGCGCCTATGCGGTGGCAGTCCCGCACCCGGGGGCGGTGGAAGCCGAGAACACCGCCGTGCTGGGCACCTACCTGCGCGACGTCATCCGCCGCAACCCCCGCAACTTCCGCCTCTTCGGGCCGGACGAGACCGCCTCCAACCGCCTGCAGGCGGTGTACGAGGCCACCGGCAAGGCCTGGATGGCGGAAAACCGGCCGGAAGACCAGGACGAGGGACATCTCTCCCCGGACGGCCGTGTGATGGAAATGCTGAGCGAACACACCCTCGAGGGCTGGCTGGAAGGTTACCTGCTTACCGGCCGCCATGGCCTCCTGAACTCCTACGAAGCCTTCGTGCACATCATCGACTCCATGGTCAACCAGCACGCCAAATGGATCGAGAAGGCCCGGCAGGAGGTCACCTGGCGCGCGCCCATCGCCTCCCTTAACATCCTCATCAGCTCCACGGTGTGGCGGCAGGACCACAACGGCTTTACCCACCAGGACCCCGGCTTCCTGGATGTGGTCACCAACAAGCAGGCGGGGGTCGTCCGCATCTACCTGCCCCCGGATGCCAACTGCCTGTTGAGCGTGGCCGACCATTGCCTGGCCAGCACCGATTACGTGAACGTGATCGTAGCGGACAAACAGCCGCACCTGCAGTACCTCGACATGGACAGCGCAGCCACCCACTGTGCCAAGGGCATCGGCCTCTGGGACTGGGCCGGCACCGATGCCGACGCCGAACCGGAGGTGGTGATGGCGGCTGCCGGGGACGTCGCCACCATGGAGGCGCTGGCCGCTACCGCCCTCCTCCGGCAGCACTTCCCCGACCTGCGCCTGCGGTTCGTCAACGTGGTCGACCTCTTCAAGCTGCAGCCGCCCAGCCAGCACCCGCATGGCCTGCCGGACCGGGACTACGATAGCCTGTTCCCGCCCGGGGTGCCGGTGGTGTTCAACTTCCACGGCTACCCCGCCCTGGTGCACAAACTCACCTACCGCCGGGCCCACCACGACCGCCTGCATGTGCATGGCTACCGCGAGGCCGGCAGCATCAACACGCCCCTGCAGCTGGCCATACTGAACGGCATCGACCGCTTCCACCTCGCCATCGACGCCATCGACCAGGTCCCCCGCCTGGGTTCGCGGGGCACCCACGTTAAGGAATGGTTGAAGGATGAGATCCTGCGCCATCTGGCCTATGCCTGCGAACACGGCATCGATCCGCCGGAAATCCGCAACTGGCGCTGGCCGCAGGACCTTTAGCCCCCGACCGCCGGCGCCCGGTGGACCCCGGGCGCCGGGGCCGGGCCCTTACAGCCAGGCGTCTGGCTGCGCCAGCCGTCCGGCCA is a genomic window containing:
- a CDS encoding exported protein of unknown function (Evidence 5 : Unknown function), giving the protein MQTTRRGTAALAAGTLVLMLAGAVPATTADQGWNGVAQPPAYQERIFPPWSHGANDPATHQGLHFTVPEVDDMPDFHGDLNHPKLVIFVGGNYFFAMAPLVAAFEQEHPSLKGRIFYETLPPGILVKQMQDQDTITVGNLTFTVHPDVYAAGLRKVDGLIRAGMLQGPAVPYVTNDLAIMVPKGNPGHVTGLTDLGRPGLRLSMPNPAYEGVARQIEASLVKAGGPALEKEVYQTKVADGQTILTHIHHRQTPLYLMQGIAQAGVTWKSEAIFQEMAGHPISYIPIPARYNTTATYAAAVVKGARHPRAAEEWVHFLASPQALAIFERYGFKPVPPSKPDAGPVIPPFASSPVAFPVSPARDYLKTAATPGRHGILPDALGLPVSPVYFPGLAGWVEGRTTTSAPVWWFSKTGNTIPKYDGLVIRQSRVEGNTVVIPAGGLLYYASPARGELPLSASPEYILGKRYYFVNYDPHIYVKRNFTLPVGGSVVIGNQVYTLAVAHKTRVNPVPVLHWRTLGGFSIRPYPVSLRFEHPQAGVERNQPALDYLQGVIRSVDGNRSVTFASLTGTGVDHEWWSPDLAFNGYAAAGQVIPAGTAQVHVQAVDPKAGTVTVSLWQDGRRLATRVLGPLTHPQWLPEDSAQRARALWIDGSTEVEIAPNPVADEFQGSRVHLRVYGQVSELTSGQPALPFSRRFDYLGLVCPIGHHVGLMLYNPKPIVLRPGVPFRGPAGYFTLTVDRIAGRTVTYTLANPAEPAGVAYSRYTFTKQDGNIDTLGGQGRDIYGLIATLTATYGGNPAFAQDFLSQVWPGGNYRTGHGAPAPVTGS
- the rplK gene encoding ribosomal protein L11 (BL11) (Evidence 2a : Function from experimental evidences in other organisms; PubMedId : 11244072, 19653700, 20441189; Product type s : structure), which gives rise to MPKKVAAVIKLQIPAGKATPAPPVGPALGQHGVNIMAFVKEYNERTASQAGTIVPVEITVYEDRSFTFVTKTPPASVLIKKALGLESGSANPKAKKVGTLTRAQLREIAQTKMPDLNAPTVEAAERMIEGTARSMGVEIGD
- the nusG gene encoding RNA polymerase elongation pause factor (Evidence 2a : Function from experimental evidences in other organisms; PubMedId : 11101662, 16014871, 16707701, 18852477, 26742846, 28507243; Product type f : factor), with product MESEQVRKDWFVIHTYSGYENKVKANLERRVESMGMQDQIFRVVVPMDDEIEVKDGKKRLVKKKVFPGYVLVEMILTDDSWYVVRNTPGVTGFVGSGTRPIPLQDEEVRMILGQDLSGTPDLPRVNFSVGQEVTVREGPFEGFTGRIDAILPDRAKVRVIVSMFGRETPLELDYEQVAEVH
- a CDS encoding Preprotein translocase subunit SecE (TC 3.A.5.1.1), which produces MGKVMQPNGTVRPSAVARSRKYLREVGAELKKVIWPKPRQTLSYTAFVVLSSLVVALIIAGLDAVFNWGLAQFIR